The Geobacter sp. AOG2 genome includes a window with the following:
- a CDS encoding PA4780 family RIO1-like protein kinase produces MKTPKKFEMLVENGLVDEVVSQLMSGKEAEVYVVRSMGELRCAKVYKDAGHRSFSSQARYQEGRKVKNSRQARAMGKNSRFGRKEQEGAWQNAEVNALQRLAEAGVHVPKIFSYSGGILLMELVADDNGNTAPRLNDVRLTPEQARDHHRTMIAQIVLMLCAGLVHGDLSEYNVLAGNRGLVIIDLPQAIDAAGNNNAADMLRRDVANMTAYFGRFAPELLTTDYGREIWKLYSRGELTPESVLTGRFEQSANPADVRGVMRDIDSARRWHELNSNH; encoded by the coding sequence ATGAAAACACCGAAAAAATTTGAGATGCTCGTTGAAAACGGCCTCGTCGACGAGGTAGTCTCACAACTCATGAGCGGCAAGGAGGCCGAGGTCTATGTGGTCCGCTCCATGGGGGAGTTGCGTTGCGCCAAGGTGTATAAGGACGCCGGCCATCGGAGCTTCAGCTCCCAGGCCCGCTACCAGGAAGGGCGTAAGGTCAAGAACAGCCGCCAGGCGCGCGCCATGGGCAAGAATTCCAGGTTTGGCCGTAAAGAGCAGGAAGGGGCTTGGCAAAACGCCGAGGTGAATGCCCTGCAACGTTTGGCCGAGGCCGGGGTGCACGTGCCCAAAATATTCAGCTACAGCGGGGGGATCCTGCTGATGGAACTGGTGGCCGACGATAACGGCAACACCGCACCGCGTCTCAATGATGTGAGACTGACGCCGGAGCAGGCCCGCGACCACCACCGTACCATGATCGCCCAGATCGTCCTCATGCTCTGTGCCGGGCTCGTCCATGGCGACCTGTCCGAATATAACGTACTGGCCGGTAACAGGGGGCTGGTCATCATCGACCTGCCGCAAGCCATCGACGCCGCAGGAAACAACAACGCCGCCGACATGCTCCGGCGGGATGTCGCCAACATGACCGCCTATTTCGGCCGGTTCGCCCCCGAACTTCTGACCACCGACTACGGCAGGGAGATCTGGAAGCTGTACTCCAGGGGAGAACTCACCCCGGAGAGCGTGCTGACCGGACGCTTTGAGCAGAGTGCCAACCCTGCCGACGTGCGCGGCGTCATGCGGGATATCGACTCGGCCCGGCGCTGGCACGAACTCAACAGCAATCATTGA
- the dbpA gene encoding ATP-dependent RNA helicase DbpA, with the protein MNPTAFSSLRLKAPLLKNLVSLGYAEMTPVQAHSLPLILAGKDVIAKAKTGSGKTAAFGIGLLTHLDAASFRVQALVLCPTRELADQVGKELRRIARFTDNIKILTICGGVPFGPQLTSLEHGAHVVVGTPGRLLDHLRRGSLDLSALRTLVLDEADRMLDMGFQEDISALIAAAPPKRQTLLFSATYPESIAAMSEAIQHEPVEVSVDETHDEGSIEQVFYEVGHEQRTEAVARILGHYRPESTLVFCNTKLECQDLADALVNRGFAALAIHGDLEQRERDQVLVRFANRSATVLVATDVAARGLDIKELPAVINYELSRNPEIHTHRIGRTGRAGGQGLAVSLTTPRESRLIAALEDALGNTITRGDLAALAPATGRPAAPPMVTLSIDGGRKNKLRPGDILGALTGEGGIAGSEVGRIDVFDFLTYVAILRNSSDQALACLGKNRIKGRFFKVRKIE; encoded by the coding sequence ATGAACCCGACCGCATTTTCCTCGCTCCGGCTGAAGGCCCCCCTGCTCAAGAACCTGGTTTCCCTCGGTTATGCCGAGATGACGCCGGTTCAGGCCCATTCCCTGCCCCTCATCCTGGCCGGCAAGGACGTGATCGCCAAGGCCAAGACCGGCAGCGGCAAAACGGCGGCCTTCGGCATCGGCCTGTTGACCCATCTGGATGCAGCATCCTTCCGGGTGCAGGCGCTGGTGCTCTGCCCGACCCGCGAACTGGCCGATCAGGTCGGTAAGGAGTTGCGCCGCATTGCCCGGTTCACCGACAACATCAAGATCCTGACGATATGCGGCGGCGTCCCCTTCGGCCCCCAGCTCACCTCCCTGGAGCATGGCGCCCACGTGGTGGTCGGCACCCCCGGTCGCTTACTGGACCATCTGCGTCGCGGCAGCCTCGACCTGTCCGCTTTACGCACCCTGGTGCTGGACGAGGCGGACCGAATGCTCGATATGGGCTTTCAGGAGGATATCAGCGCACTGATCGCCGCCGCCCCTCCCAAGAGGCAGACCCTGCTGTTTTCCGCCACCTACCCGGAGTCCATTGCCGCCATGAGCGAGGCGATCCAGCATGAGCCGGTGGAGGTCAGCGTGGACGAGACCCATGACGAGGGTTCCATTGAACAGGTTTTCTACGAGGTGGGCCACGAGCAGCGAACCGAGGCGGTAGCGCGCATTCTTGGGCATTATCGCCCGGAATCAACCCTGGTCTTTTGCAACACCAAGCTGGAATGCCAGGATCTGGCCGATGCCCTGGTCAACCGGGGTTTTGCCGCCCTGGCCATCCACGGCGACCTGGAACAGCGGGAACGGGATCAAGTGCTGGTCCGGTTTGCCAACCGGAGCGCCACGGTGCTGGTGGCTACCGATGTGGCTGCTCGCGGGTTGGACATCAAGGAGTTGCCGGCGGTGATCAATTATGAACTGTCCCGCAATCCGGAGATTCACACCCACCGCATCGGCCGTACCGGTCGTGCCGGGGGACAGGGGCTGGCCGTCAGCCTGACGACCCCCCGGGAGAGCCGGTTGATCGCTGCCCTTGAGGATGCATTGGGGAACACCATTACCCGCGGGGACCTTGCAGCTTTGGCGCCGGCGACGGGCAGGCCAGCGGCGCCCCCTATGGTGACCCTCAGCATCGACGGTGGCCGCAAGAACAAGTTGCGCCCCGGGGATATCCTGGGCGCCCTGACCGGCGAGGGAGGAATTGCGGGGAGCGAGGTAGGCAGGATCGATGTTTTCGACTTCCTTACCTATGTGGCGATCTTGAGGAACAGTAGCGATCAGGCCCTGGCCTGCCTGGGGAAAAACAGGATTAAGGGGCGCTTTTTCAAGGTGCGGAAAATAGAGTGA
- a CDS encoding peptidylprolyl isomerase gives MLAYPSGKNQHNKEYTMARATARHILVASKEVCEDLKKQIEAGADFAVVAREHSLCPSGKQGGALGEFGPGQMVKEFDQAVFSGEVGKVLGPVQTQFGYHLLEVTSRTE, from the coding sequence ATGCTTGCATACCCTTCCGGGAAAAACCAACACAACAAGGAGTACACCATGGCAAGAGCCACTGCACGCCACATCCTGGTGGCAAGCAAGGAGGTCTGCGAAGACCTCAAGAAACAGATTGAAGCTGGTGCCGATTTTGCGGTCGTTGCACGGGAACATTCCCTCTGCCCTTCGGGCAAGCAGGGCGGCGCCTTGGGAGAATTCGGCCCGGGCCAGATGGTGAAAGAGTTCGACCAAGCCGTTTTCAGCGGTGAGGTGGGCAAGGTTCTCGGCCCGGTTCAGACCCAGTTCGGCTACCATCTGCTGGAGGTCACCAGCCGTACCGAATAG